A window of Cellulosimicrobium protaetiae genomic DNA:
CGCGCGCGTCCCGGAGCGCAGGCACTGCGCGATCGCCGAGTGCTCGGAGTCGACGGGCACGATCTGGTCGTGGCGCTGCTGCGCCGCGCGCACGAGCGCGCCCCCGGCGACGAGCGACTCCTTGTTCGCGAGCGCGAGCGTCGACCCGGCGCGCAGCGCGGCGAGGGTCGGGCCGAGGCCGACGGAGCCGGTCACGCCGTTGAGGACGACGTCGCTCCCCCGGCCGGCGAGCTCGGTCGCTGCGTCGGGTCCGGCGAGCACCTCGGGGACGTCCTCCCTGCCCGCGAAGGCTCCCGCCAGCGCCTCGCGGAGGCCGGCCGCACGGGACGCGTCCGCGACCCCGACCGCGCGCACCCCGAGATCTGCGGCCTGACGCGCGAGCAGGTCGACGTCGCCGCCGCCCGCCGAGAGCGCGTCGACGCGGAACCGGCCGGGGTGGGCCCGGACGACGTCGATCGCCTGCGTGCCGATCGACCCGGTCGAGCCGAGGATCGTCACGGTGCGGGAGGTGCGAGCGGGACTGTCGGGCATGATCCCCATCCTCCCAGCCCCGGGGCCGTGCGTGCGCACGCCGGGCTGCCGTCCGGTCAGCGCGGGGCGGTCCACTCGATCGTGTAGCGGAAGAAGAGCCGACGTCGGACGCGCGCCCCGGGGAGACGCGCTCGGGCCGTGCGCGCGATCTCGTCGACGGAGTGCTGAGGGTCCCGCACGGGCATGCCCGGAGCGTCGGGCCCGGCGTCGCCGGGCCGGGCTCGGCGGGGGTGCTTCACGAGGCCGACGAGCGGGTTGAGGACCGCGGACGCGACGTCGACGGCGAGGTCGCGCGCCGACGCCACGCGCGCGAGACCCACGACGAGCAGGCGACCGCCCGGGCCGAGCAGGTCCCGGGCGTGCCCCAGTGCCTCGTCCAGGTCGAGGTGGTGCAGCACCGCGACCATCGTCACCGCGTCGTAACCGCTCGTGCCGTCGACGTCCGCCCCCACCGGGTGCTCGAGCGGAGCGGTCCCGTCAGGCGAGCGGACGTCGTCGGGCGAGCGGACGTCGTCGAACCTCAGCATCCGTACGACGACCGCAGGGTCCGCGACGTGGCGCGCGCGGGCCTGGGCGAGCATGCCGGGGTCGACGTCGATCCCGTGGACCTCTCCGGCCCGTCCGCGCAGCCTGCCGAGCAGCACGCCGGCCCCGCAGCCCACGTCGAGCACGACCCGGGCGTCGTGCCGCACGCGCCGCGCGACCCAGCCATGGAAGTGGTCGTTGTGGTTCCAGGGGTGCCGGGCGTTGAGGTCGCTCAGCCACGACGCCGCACCCCGGACCAGGGGGCTCGAGGAGGTCCGGGGATCGAGGCTCACGCGCGTCGGGGACGACGACGCGTCGTCACTCGACGCCGAGCAGGACCTCGATGGCCCGCGCGAAGAAGGCGTCGACCGGGCCCTCCGCGTAGCCGTCGCGACCGCGTGCGCGACCGAACGTCGCGGACCGGATCTCCGCCGCGGTGATCGGGACCTGGCGGTCGAAGTAGGCGACGAGCCGGTCGCACAGGTCGTCGACGTCGTCGACGTCGTAGGCGGGCTTGCCGCGCTCCGCGAGCGCGAACTTCTCGCCGTCCGGGCGGCCCAGGCGACCGTAGAGCGACCGGGCGCGCTCCGCGAGCGCGTTCATCCAGGCCTGCTGGCCGTGCGCGGCGACGTACTCCGCGCGCTGGCGCGCGATGAACGCGCCCTCGAGCCGGTCCAGCGCGGCGTCGACCTCGTGCGTGTCGTACCCACCACGGACCAGGTCGAAGACCGAGGCCTGGATCTCGGTGCTCGTCAGGCGCTCGGACACCCGGCCCTCGTACACGTCGCGCGCGTGCTCGAAGAAGTCGTCGACCTCCTCCGGGTCGTACCCGTTCCGGGTCTTGCCGACCGTGGTGAACAGCGAACTCACTCGTCCTCCTCTGCAGCGAGCTGCCCGCAGGCGCCGTCGATGTCGCTGCCGCGGGTGTCACGGATCGTCGTCGGGATCCCGTGCCCGCGCAATCGTGCCACGAACTCCGCCTCGACGGCAGGGTCGCTGGCCGTCCAGATCGAGCCGGGCGTCGGGTTGAGCGGGATCGGGTTGACGTGCACCCAGCCGCGGCCGCGCGCGTTGAGCTTCTCGCCGAGCAGGTCGGCGCGCCACGCGTGGTCGTTCATGTCCTTGATGAGCGCGTACTCGATGCTCACGCGCCGGCCCGTGACCTCGAAGTAGTGCCGCGCCGCGTCGAGCGTCTCGTCGACGCTCCACCGCGTGTTGATCGGCACGAGCTCGCTGCGCAGGTCGTCGTCGGGGGCGTGCAGCGACAGCGCGAGCGTCACCGGGATCCCCTCGTCCGCGAGCTTGCGCATCGCCGGGACGAGCCCGACCGTCGAGACGGTGATGTTGCGCGCCGACATGCCGAGACCGTCCGGGGCCGGCGCGACGAGGCGGCGCACGGTGCCCATGACGGCCTTGTAGTTCGCGAGCGGCTCCCCCATGCCCATGAACACGAGGTTGTTGAGCCGGGTCGCGCCGCCGGGGATCTCCCCGTCCGCGAGCGAGCGGGCCGCGGAACGCACCTGCTCGACGATCTCGGCGACGGACAGGTTGCGCGTGAGGCCGAGCTGCCCGGTCGCGCAGAACGGGCACGCCATGCCGCACCCCGCCTGGCTCGACACGCACAGCGTCGAGCGCTGCGGGTAGCGCATGAGCACCGACTCGACCTTGGCGCCGTCGAAGAGGTGCCACAGCGTCTTGACGGTCGTCCCGCCGTCGGCCTCCATCCGGCGCGCCGCGGTGAGCAGCGGCGGGAAGAGCGCGTCCGTGAGCACGTCGCGCGTCGCCTTCGGCAGGTCCGTCATCGCCTCGGGGTCGCGCGTGAGGTGCGCGTAGTAGTGCGTCGCGAGCTGCTTGGCCCGGAACGGCTTCTCCCCCAGCTCGACGACGACGTCGCGCACCTCCTCCGGCGCGAGGTCGGCGAAGTGGCGCGGCGGCTTGCCGCGCCGCGGCGCGGTCATGACGAGCGGGAGCGGCTTCGACTCCGCGGAGGGGCGGACGGAACGGACGGTCATGAGGAGGTCCAAGCGTGGGGGGGGTCGTGCGGACGGTTCGCACCGCGGTGCGGTCGGGCTGTCGGACGGCGGTCAGACGGCCAGCGCGAGGAGCACGTACACGAACGGGGCGGTGAGGAGCATGGAGTCGAGCCGGTCCAGGATGCCTCCGTGACCGGGCAGGAGCGACCCCATGTCCTTCAATTCTAGGTCGCGCTTGATCATCGACTCGGCGAGGTCGCCGATCGTGGCCGTGAGCGGGGCGAGGACGCCCAGCGCGACACCCACGAGCGGGCTCACGCCGAGGCCCACCACGGCACCGACCACGCCGACCGCCGTCGCGAGCACGAACGAGCCGGCCAGACCCTCCCAGGACTTCTTGGGGCTCACCGACGGGGCCAGCGGGTGCCGGCCGAACAGCACGCCCGCGACGTACCCTCCGACGTCGTTCGCGACGGCGAGCAGGATGAAGATCAGCACCCGGACGCGCCCGTCGGGGGCGGCGAGCATGAGCATGACGAAGCCGGCCATGAACGGCAGGTACGCCGCCGCGAACGTGGCCGCGGCCGCGTCCCGCACCGCCGCCGTCCCCGACCCGTCGATGACCCGCCACACGACAGCGCCCGCGACCGTGAGCATGAACGAGACGAACAGCGCCTCGGGCCCCGAGTAGAACGAGGACACGAGGATGCCGACCGTCCCGACCAGCAGCGGGAGGAGCGGCAGGTGCAGGTCACGGCGCTTGAACGCCTGCGCCAGCTCCCACAGCGCCGCCCCGACCGCCACGGTCGCGAGGAGCACGAAGAACTCGGGACGGAAGGCGAGGCTCGCCGCGACGAGCGCGAGCAGGCCGAGGCCCACCGCGATCGCCGCGGGAAGGTTGCGGCCCGCCTTCGGGGCGCGGCCTGCGGAGGTGCTGTCGCCGGCGGCGGTCGAGGAGGTGTCTGTCATCGGTGCGTGGAGGAGCTCGCCGGGCGAGGTGCTCAGACCTCGAGCAGCTCGCTCTCCTTGCCCGCCAGCAGCGCGTCGACCTGGTCCACGTGCGCCTTGGTGAGGCCCTCGAGCTCCTTCTCGGCGCGAGCGACCTCGTCCTCGCCGGCCTCGCCGTCGCGCGCGATGCGGTCCAGCTCCTCCTTGGCGCGACGACGCACGTTGCGGATCGCGACGCGCGAGTCCTCGGCCTTCGACTTCGCGAGCTTGACGAAGTCCCGGCGGCGCTCCTCCGTGAGGGCGGGCAGCACGACGCGGATCACGTTGCCGTCGTTCGAGGGGTTCACGCCGAGGTCGGAGTCGCGCAGCGACTTCTCGACCGCCGCCATCGAGCTCTTGTCGAACGGCGAGACGAGGATCGTGCGCGCCTCGGTCACCGTGAACGACGCGAGCTGCTGCAGCGGCGTCGGCGCGCCGTAGTAGTCGACCGTGATCTTGTTGAACATCGCGGCGTTCGCACGGCCCGTGCGGATCGCGGCGAAGTCCTCCTTGGCCACCTCGACGGCCTTGTCCATCTTCTCCTCGGCCTCGAGGAGGGTCTCGTCGATCACCAGTGCTCCTTCGTCGTTCGTCGGTGGGGTCGTGCGGTGTCCGTCGTCTGTCCGTCGTCTGTCCGTCGTCAGTCGGTCGTGACCAGTGTCCCAATATTCTCGCCGACCAGGGCCCGGGTGACGTTCCCCGGCTCGCCCATGCCGAAGACGCGCATCCGCACGTCGTTGTCGCGGCACAGGCTCAGCGCCGTCGCGTCCATGACCCCGAGGTCGTTGACGAGCGCGTCGGTGTACGTGAGGTGGTCGAGCTTCGTGGCCGACGGGTCCGTGCGGGGGTCGGCCGTGTAGACGCCGTCCACGCCGTTCTTGCCCATGAGGACCTCCTGGCAGTGCGTCTCGAGGGCGCGCTGCACGGAGACCGTGTCGGTGGAGAAGTACGGCATCCCTGCGCCCGCGCCGAAGATGACGACGCGGCCCTTCTCGAGGTGGCGGATCGCGCGCAGCGGGATGTACGGCTCGGCGACCTGGCCCATGGTGATGGCGGTCTGCACGCGCGTCTTCACCCCCGCCTGCTCGAGGAAGTCCTGGAGCGCGAGGCAGTTCATGACCGTGCCGAGCATGCCCATGTAGTCGGCACGCGCCCGGTCGAGCCCGCGCTGGGAGAGCTCGGCGCCGCGGAAGAAGTTCCCGCCGCCGACGACGATGGCGACCTGGACGCCCTGGGCGACCGCGTCCGCGATCTCCTGGGCCACGCGCTGGACGACGTCGGGCGCGAGACCGATCTGCCCGCCGCCGAACGTCTCGCCCGACAGCTTGAGGAGCACCCGCCGGTGCTCGGTCCCCGCTCGGGGCGTGGTCTGCTCGCTCGCCGTCACTGTCGACACCTGTCCTTCGTCCTGGCCCGGTGGGGCGGGGTGGTCCTGCTCCGCCGTCGTCCACCCGATGATCCGGCACGACGGCGTTCGTCGCGCACGCAGGGCCTCGCCCCGGGTGCGCGGTCGGCCCGGCCCCGACGCCGCGCGGGCGTGGGGACCGGGCCGACGGGGGCGTCAGGCGCCGACGCGGTACCGCACGAACTCGGTGATGGTGCCGCCGGCCTCGGAGACGACCTGGCCGACCGTCTTCTTGGGGTCCTTCGCGAGCGGCTGGTCGACGAGGACGACGTCCTTGAAGTAGCCGTTGAGGCGACCCTCGATGATCTTCGGCAGCGCGGCCTCGGGCTTGCCCTCGTTGCGCGAGGTCTCCTCGGCGATGCGGCGCTCGTTCTCGACCGTGTCGGCCGGGACCTCGTCGCGCGACAGGTACGTCGGGGACATCGCGGCGACGTGCTGCGCGACGTCCTTCGCGACGGCCTCGCCCGCGGCGTCCGTGGCGACGACGACGCCGATCGACGGCGGCAGGTCGCGCGCGGTGCGGTGCAGGTACGCGGTGACGCGCTCGCCCGCGACGCGGGTCACGCGACGCAGGACGATCTTCTCGCCGAGCGTCGCGGCCTGGTTGTCGATGACCTGCTGGACGGTCTCGCCGTCCGCGTCCGCGGCGAGCGCCGCGTCGGCGTCACGGGCACCGGCCTCGGCGGCGGCCTTGAGGACGCGGTCCGCGAGGGAGATGAACGTCTCGTTCTTCGCGACGAAGTCCGTCTCGGAGTTGAGCTCGATGAGCGTCGCGACCTGGCCACCCTCGGTGTCGCGGATGTCGACGGCGATGAGGCCCTCGGAGGTCGAGCGGCCCTCGCGCTTGGCGACGCCCTTCAGACCCTTGACGCGGATGATCTCGAGCGCCTTCTCCGCGTCGCCGTCCGCCTCGTCGAGAGCCTTCTTGACGTCGAGCATGCCGGCGCCGGTGCGCTCGCGCAGGGCCTTGATGTCAGCGGCGGTGTAGTTCGCCATGGTGGTTCCTCACTCGTGGTTCGTCACGGGTTCTTCGTCACAGGGACGTGCTGGTGGCACCGCGCCGGTGCCGGTGCGCCGGTGGCGCGGCGCGGGGTGCGCGGCGGTCGCCCGCCGCGCACCCCGGGACGTCACTTGGTCTCGTCGGCCTCGGCGTCGGCGACGACGGCCTCGGCGTCGGCCACGACGGCAGCCTCGGCGGCGACCTCCGCGACGACCTCGGCAGCGGCGTCACCCGGCTCCTCGGCGGCGACCTCGGCAGCAGCCTCGGCGACCTCCTCGGCCACGGCGGCCTCGACGTTCGCCTCGGCGGCGGTCTCGTCGGCCTCGAGCTGCTTCTCGGCACCGGCGAGGAGCTCGCGCTCCCACTCGGCCAGCGGCTCGGCCTCGGCGCCCGCCTCGGTCTCGGCACCCGAACGGCCGGAGTGACGCTGGAGCAGACCCTCGGCGGCGGCGTCCGCGATCACGCGCGTGAGCAGCGTGACGGAGCGGATGGCGTCGTCGTTGCCCGGGATCTTGTAGTCCACGACGTCGGGGTCGCAGTTCGTGTCGAGGATCGCGACGATCGGGATGTTGAGCTTGCGCGCCTCGTCGACCGCGAGGTGCTCCTTGTTCGTGTCGACGATCCACACGGCGGAGGGGACCTTCGCCATGTCACGGATGCCGCCGAGCGTGCGCGCGAGCTTGTCCTTCTCGCGACGCAGGACGAGGAGCTCCTTCTTGGTCAAACCGGAGCCGGCGACGTCGTCGAAGTCGATCTCCTCGAGCTCCTTGAGGCGCTGGAGACGCTTGTGCACCGTGGTGAAGTTCGTGAGCATGCCGCCGAGCCAGCGGTGGTTCACGTAGGGCATCCCGACGCGCGCGGCCTGCTCGGCCACGGGCTCCTGGGCCTGCTTCTTGGTGCCGACGAAGAGGATGGAGCCGCCGTGCGCGACGGTCTCCTTGACGAACTCGTACGCGCGGTCGATGTACGACAGCGACTGCTGGAGGTCGACGATGTAGATGCCGTTGCGCTCGGTGAAGATGAAACGCTTCATCTTCGGGTTCCAACGGCGGGTCTGGTGCCCGAAGTGGACACCGCTCTCGAGGAGCTGGCGCATGGTCACGACGGCCATGACACGTCCTTTCGCCGTGCGGCCCGGGATCCACCCGGTGCGCGCACGCTTCTGGCGGCCCCTCCCGGAGGACGGACCGCGGTGCGGTTGTCGGTGACGACCTCGTGGTCGCACCCCTGGCGCCACCCGAGCCGACGCCCGCGCCGCACCCTGCGAGCAGGGGCGAGCGGGACCGACGCCGGACGCGGCCCCACCCGTCCGGCGGAGCCGGGAGCACGGGCGAGGACGTGACGCGCGATGTCGACCGGCTCCGCCCTCGGCCGGGGTCGGGACCCCGGTCCGGGCACGGCGAACGCGCCGGTCGCAGCGGCAAGTCTACCCGACGGCTCGGCCGACCACAGCCGCCGTCCCCGGGTACGCGGCGGGCCGCCCGTCCACAGGCCGGCACGACCGCGACCCGCTCTCCGGCGGGGTACGACACCCTGGCGCGATGGCTCCCGACCACCTCTCGCTCACCGTCACCTCGACAGCCCCCTCGCCGTCGCCCGCGGCACCCCGTCGGCGCACGCTCGGGATCGTGCTGAGCGTGCTCGTCCTGTCCGCCGGCCCCGTGGCGGACGCCGCGCCCGGCGCCGTGGTCACGCCCCACGCACTCGCGGAGGCCTCGGCCACCGCCGCCTGGGTGCCCCCGCTCGACCTCGCGCCCGACGACCTGGAGGTCCTCGCGCCCTTCGACCCGCCCGAGCAGGACTGGCTCCCCGGGCACCGGGGCGTCGACCTCGCCGCGACGCCCGGCGCCCCGGTCCGTTCCCCGGCACCGGGGGTCGTGACGTTCGCCGGTCCCGTCGCGGGCCGCGGCGTGGTCGTCGTCACGCACGACGACGGGCTGCGCACCTCGCTCGAACCCGTGACCGGCGTCGTCCCGCGGGGGTCGCGGGTCGCGGCCGGCGCGGTCGTCGGCACGCTCCAGGCCTCGCAGGACGCCCTCGGGAGCCACTGCCCGGGGACCTGCGTGCACTGGGGCGTGCGGCGCGGGGATCGCTACGTGGACCCGCTCGCCCTCCTGGGCGACCGTCCGCCGATCGTGCTCCTCCCGCTCGGGGAGCCGTGACCGGGTGCGGCAGGGTGTCAGGCGCGAGGGAAGGCCTGCTCGAACGAGCTCCGCAGCCGCTCCGCGGTGACGTGCGTGTAGCGCTGGGTCGTCGCGAGCGAGGAGTGCCCGAGGATCTCCTGGACGCTGCGCAGGTCGGACCCGCCCGCCAGCAGGTGGGTCGCGGCGCTGTGGCGCAGGTCGTGCGGGGCGACGTCGTCGACCCCGGCGTCGGCGGCGAGCCGGTGCACGGCGTCGCGCACCTGCCGCTCACCCCAGCGGCCGCCGCGGTCACCGACGAGGAGCGCAGGACCGCTCCGCGCCGTGACCAGCGCGGGGCGCCCGACGTCGAGCCACCGGTCCAGTGCGCGGGCCGCCGGGACCCCGAACGGGACGACCCGTTCCTTGTCCCCCTTGCCGAGCACGCGGACGACACGCTGTGCGAGGTCCACGTCGTCCACGTCCGTGCCGGCGAGCTCGCCGACACGGACACCGGCCCCGTAGAGCAGCTCCGCCGCCGCCCACTCCCGCACGCGTGCCGGGTCGCCCTCGACCGCGGCCTCGCGCGCCGCGTCGAGCATCCGGGCCGCCGCGTCGACCGCGAGGACGGTCGGCAGCGTGCGCGGCACACGAGGGCTCGCCAGGCGTGCCGCAGGGTCGTCCGCGACGCGGCCGGTCCGCCGCGCCCAGTCGAAGAACGCTCGTGCGGCCGCTCCTCGACGCGCGAGCGTCGCCCGTGCGAGGCCCCTCTCCGACTGCTCGGTCAGCCAGGTGCGGAGCGCAGCCAGGTCGACCTCCGCGAGCGTCCCCGTGCCGTGCCGTGCGACATGACGCAGCAGCGCCTCGACGTCGCCGACGTACGCGCGCACCGTGTGGTCGGACGAGCCCTGGGCGACACGGAGGTGCGCGGCGAAGTCGTCGACGGCCACACGGAACGTCTCGGGCAACGCCTCCGGGGTGGTGGCCTGCGGCTCGTCGGGCGCGACGGGCGCCGTGCCCCCGTCTCCGCCTCCGGTCGGTCGGGTCTCCGTCACGCTCCCAGTCTGCTGCCGGGCCGAGCCGGGCGCGTGGAGGCGCTCCGGGGGCGCCTCCTCCGGGCCGTCTCCGTGCCCGGTGCTCGGGCCGACGAGCGTGCCCGCGTCCCCGGGCACCGCCGAGCCGGCGTGACGCCTCGCGCACGACTCATCCCGGGCGCACGCGCCGCCAACCGCCTGCCGTGCGCTCGGCCAGGCCGCGGACCTCCAGCCTGCCGAGGGCGCTCATCGCGTCGGCGACCGCGAGCCCGGCCGAGCGGGCGACCGCGTCCGTCGGCGCGCCCGAACGGAGCGGGAGCGCGTCCCACGCACGGGTCTCGACACCGTCGAGACCGTCGTAGTCGGCGCGGCGCGACGCGCCCCCTGCCACGGGAGGCGCACCGGGTGCGGCGTCGCGCGTCAGGCTCCCCGCGAGCTCCGCCACCTCGTCGGCGTCGGTGACGCACACCGCGGCACCGTCCCGCAGCAGCCGGTGGCAACCCGTCGACGCCATCGACGTCACCGGCCCGGGCACCGCACCGACCGGTCGGGAGAGCTCGGTCGCCCGGGTCGCCGTGCTGAGCGACCCCGAGCGCCAGGCCGCCTCGACGACGACGGTCGCCCCCGAGAACGCCGCGATGAGCCGGTTGCGCTGCAGGAACCGCACCCGGCTCGGTACGGAGCCGGGCGGTACCTCGGACACCACCGCTCCCCCGGTCTCGACGACGGCGCGGAGCAGGTCCGTGTTCCCCGCCGGGTAGAGCCGGTCCACCCCGCCCGCGAGGAACGCCACCGTCGGCCCGCCCGACACGAGCGCCGCCCGGTGCGCGGCGGCGTCGATCCCGTAGGCACCGCCGGACACCACGGTGAACCCTCGTGCGGCGACCCCGGAGGCGATCTCGCCCGTGACGTGCCGCCCGTAGTCGGTGCACGCGCGCGCCCCGACCACGGCCACGGACCGGGCGGCGAGCCCCGCGAGACCGGGTGCGCCCCGCACCCACAGCGCGATCGGCACCGCCGCGCCGAGGTCGGCGAGGGCGCCGGGCCACCCGGGGTCGCCCGGGACGACGAGGGTGCCCCCGAGTCGTTCCAGGACGCGCAGCTCACGTCGCGGGTCGAGCCCGTCGAGCCGTGGCGCCCACCGCGCGACACCTCGCAGGAGCCGTGCGACGGAGCGGCTCCTGGCGTCGTGCGACGCCCCGTCGCCGCTCGGGTCCTCGGGCACCGGGCCGGCGAGCCCGACCCCGCGCGTCGGCCCCGACGTGGGGACGGTCTCGGAGCGGGCGACGAGCGTACGACGAGCCTCGGCCGGGTCGTCGACGGCCTCGTGGAGCCAGGCGAGCGCCGGTCCGGCGCCGAGCTGCTCCACGAGCGCGACCGCGACGTCGTCCCCGGGCTCGGCGATGCGTGACCAGGCCGCGCGGGCGAGCCGGTCGTCGGTGACGTCGAACACGGGCCGCCGCGACGCGCTCGGACGGGTCGGGCGCTCAGCCACGGTAGCCCCGTGTGCGGAGGGCGAGGCCGGCACCGACGTCGCTCCGGCTCGGCGCGTCGCGGCCCGCGAGGTCGGCCACCGTCCACGCGAGACGCAGCACGCGGTCGGCGCCGCGCAGGCTCAGGGTGCCCCGGTCGAGCGCCGTGTCGACGTCCGCGAGCAGACCGGGGTCGGCGCCGAGACGCTCCCGCAGCCAGGTGCCGGGCACCTCGGCGTTCGTCCGCCACGGTGTCCCCGCCAGGCGGGCCGCGGCCGCGGCCCGCGCGGCGCCGACCCGGCGCGCGACGACGGCGCTCGCCTCCGGCGCGCCCGCTCCTGCCCGCTCGACGCGGGTCACGGGCCGGACCTCGACCTGCACGTCGACCCGGTCGAGCAGCGGCCCGGAGAGCCTGCCGAAGTACCGCCGCTGCGCGACGGGCGAGCACGTGCACTCGAGGCCCTTGCCGACCCCCTTGCCGCACGGGCACGGGTTGGCGGCGAGGACGAGCTGGAAGCGCGCCGGGTACCGGGCGGTCCCGCCGGCCCGGTGGATCACGAGCTCGCCGTGCTCCAGGGGCTGCCGCAACGTCTGGAGGACCCGCGCCCCGAACTCGGGGGCCTCGTCCAGGAAGAGGACCCCGCGGTGGGCGCGCGACGCGGCACCGGGACGCGGCAGGCCGCTCCCTCCGCCGACGATCGCCGCCGGGGTCGCGGTGTGGTGGGGGTCCTCGAAGGGCGGCCGCCGGAGCAGACCGGCG
This region includes:
- a CDS encoding class I SAM-dependent methyltransferase produces the protein MSLDPRTSSSPLVRGAASWLSDLNARHPWNHNDHFHGWVARRVRHDARVVLDVGCGAGVLLGRLRGRAGEVHGIDVDPGMLAQARARHVADPAVVVRMLRFDDVRSPDDVRSPDGTAPLEHPVGADVDGTSGYDAVTMVAVLHHLDLDEALGHARDLLGPGGRLLVVGLARVASARDLAVDVASAVLNPLVGLVKHPRRARPGDAGPDAPGMPVRDPQHSVDEIARTARARLPGARVRRRLFFRYTIEWTAPR
- a CDS encoding DivIVA domain-containing protein; the protein is MSSLFTTVGKTRNGYDPEEVDDFFEHARDVYEGRVSERLTSTEIQASVFDLVRGGYDTHEVDAALDRLEGAFIARQRAEYVAAHGQQAWMNALAERARSLYGRLGRPDGEKFALAERGKPAYDVDDVDDLCDRLVAYFDRQVPITAAEIRSATFGRARGRDGYAEGPVDAFFARAIEVLLGVE
- a CDS encoding phosphatidate cytidylyltransferase yields the protein MTDTSSTAAGDSTSAGRAPKAGRNLPAAIAVGLGLLALVAASLAFRPEFFVLLATVAVGAALWELAQAFKRRDLHLPLLPLLVGTVGILVSSFYSGPEALFVSFMLTVAGAVVWRVIDGSGTAAVRDAAAATFAAAYLPFMAGFVMLMLAAPDGRVRVLIFILLAVANDVGGYVAGVLFGRHPLAPSVSPKKSWEGLAGSFVLATAVGVVGAVVGLGVSPLVGVALGVLAPLTATIGDLAESMIKRDLELKDMGSLLPGHGGILDRLDSMLLTAPFVYVLLALAV
- the frr gene encoding ribosome recycling factor; this translates as MIDETLLEAEEKMDKAVEVAKEDFAAIRTGRANAAMFNKITVDYYGAPTPLQQLASFTVTEARTILVSPFDKSSMAAVEKSLRDSDLGVNPSNDGNVIRVVLPALTEERRRDFVKLAKSKAEDSRVAIRNVRRRAKEELDRIARDGEAGEDEVARAEKELEGLTKAHVDQVDALLAGKESELLEV
- the pyrH gene encoding UMP kinase produces the protein MSTVTASEQTTPRAGTEHRRVLLKLSGETFGGGQIGLAPDVVQRVAQEIADAVAQGVQVAIVVGGGNFFRGAELSQRGLDRARADYMGMLGTVMNCLALQDFLEQAGVKTRVQTAITMGQVAEPYIPLRAIRHLEKGRVVIFGAGAGMPYFSTDTVSVQRALETHCQEVLMGKNGVDGVYTADPRTDPSATKLDHLTYTDALVNDLGVMDATALSLCRDNDVRMRVFGMGEPGNVTRALVGENIGTLVTTD
- the tsf gene encoding translation elongation factor Ts encodes the protein MANYTAADIKALRERTGAGMLDVKKALDEADGDAEKALEIIRVKGLKGVAKREGRSTSEGLIAVDIRDTEGGQVATLIELNSETDFVAKNETFISLADRVLKAAAEAGARDADAALAADADGETVQQVIDNQAATLGEKIVLRRVTRVAGERVTAYLHRTARDLPPSIGVVVATDAAGEAVAKDVAQHVAAMSPTYLSRDEVPADTVENERRIAEETSRNEGKPEAALPKIIEGRLNGYFKDVVLVDQPLAKDPKKTVGQVVSEAGGTITEFVRYRVGA
- the rpsB gene encoding 30S ribosomal protein S2 yields the protein MAVVTMRQLLESGVHFGHQTRRWNPKMKRFIFTERNGIYIVDLQQSLSYIDRAYEFVKETVAHGGSILFVGTKKQAQEPVAEQAARVGMPYVNHRWLGGMLTNFTTVHKRLQRLKELEEIDFDDVAGSGLTKKELLVLRREKDKLARTLGGIRDMAKVPSAVWIVDTNKEHLAVDEARKLNIPIVAILDTNCDPDVVDYKIPGNDDAIRSVTLLTRVIADAAAEGLLQRHSGRSGAETEAGAEAEPLAEWERELLAGAEKQLEADETAAEANVEAAVAEEVAEAAAEVAAEEPGDAAAEVVAEVAAEAAVVADAEAVVADAEADETK
- a CDS encoding M23 family metallopeptidase, which translates into the protein MAPDHLSLTVTSTAPSPSPAAPRRRTLGIVLSVLVLSAGPVADAAPGAVVTPHALAEASATAAWVPPLDLAPDDLEVLAPFDPPEQDWLPGHRGVDLAATPGAPVRSPAPGVVTFAGPVAGRGVVVVTHDDGLRTSLEPVTGVVPRGSRVAAGAVVGTLQASQDALGSHCPGTCVHWGVRRGDRYVDPLALLGDRPPIVLLPLGEP
- a CDS encoding tyrosine recombinase XerC; this encodes MPETFRVAVDDFAAHLRVAQGSSDHTVRAYVGDVEALLRHVARHGTGTLAEVDLAALRTWLTEQSERGLARATLARRGAAARAFFDWARRTGRVADDPAARLASPRVPRTLPTVLAVDAAARMLDAAREAAVEGDPARVREWAAAELLYGAGVRVGELAGTDVDDVDLAQRVVRVLGKGDKERVVPFGVPAARALDRWLDVGRPALVTARSGPALLVGDRGGRWGERQVRDAVHRLAADAGVDDVAPHDLRHSAATHLLAGGSDLRSVQEILGHSSLATTQRYTHVTAERLRSSFEQAFPRA
- the dprA gene encoding DNA-processing protein DprA, which encodes MAERPTRPSASRRPVFDVTDDRLARAAWSRIAEPGDDVAVALVEQLGAGPALAWLHEAVDDPAEARRTLVARSETVPTSGPTRGVGLAGPVPEDPSGDGASHDARSRSVARLLRGVARWAPRLDGLDPRRELRVLERLGGTLVVPGDPGWPGALADLGAAVPIALWVRGAPGLAGLAARSVAVVGARACTDYGRHVTGEIASGVAARGFTVVSGGAYGIDAAAHRAALVSGGPTVAFLAGGVDRLYPAGNTDLLRAVVETGGAVVSEVPPGSVPSRVRFLQRNRLIAAFSGATVVVEAAWRSGSLSTATRATELSRPVGAVPGPVTSMASTGCHRLLRDGAAVCVTDADEVAELAGSLTRDAAPGAPPVAGGASRRADYDGLDGVETRAWDALPLRSGAPTDAVARSAGLAVADAMSALGRLEVRGLAERTAGGWRRVRPG